Proteins encoded within one genomic window of Cellulomonas flavigena DSM 20109:
- a CDS encoding alpha/beta hydrolase fold domain-containing protein has protein sequence MTATRPPFDPAIAAALVARAADVVTTLAPDGIAPLRARTVPPDLDEVARSCGRTLTWHTVPGSGASPDGDVRVALLRPPGAGPAPLLLHLHGGGLVLGTVADDVAVVASSAPGWAIASVDYRLAPEHPYPAAVEDAYAGLLGVVAQADELGLDAGCVVVTGVSAGAGLAAALALLVRDRGGPGLAGQLLVCPMLDDRNDSASGHQMAGVGTWDRTANATGWAAYLPGAAGGPGTPPYASAARAASLAGLPPTYVDVGSAETFRDECVAYAARLWADGGDAELHVWPGGCHGFDGLVPDAPVSRDARHARARWLARLRERPASDAPPPAAP, from the coding sequence ATGACCGCCACCCGCCCGCCGTTCGACCCCGCGATCGCCGCCGCGCTCGTGGCCCGGGCCGCCGACGTCGTCACGACGCTGGCGCCCGACGGCATCGCGCCGCTGCGTGCGCGCACCGTGCCACCGGACCTCGACGAGGTCGCGCGGTCGTGCGGGCGCACGCTGACGTGGCACACCGTGCCGGGATCCGGGGCGAGCCCGGACGGCGACGTGCGCGTCGCGCTGCTGCGCCCACCCGGTGCCGGCCCGGCGCCGCTGCTGCTGCACCTGCACGGCGGTGGCCTGGTGCTCGGCACGGTGGCGGACGACGTGGCCGTGGTCGCGTCGTCGGCGCCCGGGTGGGCGATCGCGTCGGTCGACTACCGGCTCGCGCCCGAGCACCCGTACCCGGCGGCCGTCGAGGACGCGTACGCGGGGCTGCTGGGCGTCGTCGCGCAGGCGGACGAGCTCGGGCTCGACGCGGGCTGTGTCGTCGTCACCGGGGTCAGCGCCGGCGCCGGGCTCGCGGCCGCGCTCGCGCTGCTGGTGCGGGACCGCGGCGGCCCGGGCCTGGCCGGCCAGCTGCTCGTGTGCCCCATGCTCGACGACCGCAACGACAGCGCCTCGGGGCACCAGATGGCCGGCGTCGGCACCTGGGACCGCACCGCCAACGCCACCGGCTGGGCCGCGTACCTGCCGGGCGCAGCCGGCGGGCCCGGCACACCGCCGTACGCGTCCGCCGCACGCGCCGCGTCGCTCGCCGGGCTGCCGCCCACCTACGTCGACGTCGGGTCCGCCGAGACGTTCCGCGACGAGTGCGTCGCGTACGCCGCACGCCTCTGGGCCGACGGCGGCGACGCCGAGCTGCACGTGTGGCCCGGCGGTTGCCATGGGTTCGACGGGCTCGTGCCCGACGCGCCCGTGTCCCGCGATGCGCGGCACGCCCGTGCCCGCTGGCTCGCGCGGCTGCGCGAGCGACCCGCGTCGGACGCCCCACCGCCCGCCGCCCCCTGA